ACCATTAATCCTTCAATGTCGTAACATAAACACAAAAAAGtgaagatgagagaaaaaacaagtaaaacaaaacaTGAGTTTCATGTCTATTCAAAGAAGAGAcatcttcaaataaaagaatattcaaCTTTGCAGCAACTCCATGAGTCCAATCTAGGTACAAATCAGAACTCTACTAGTTCCTCAGATGAGTTATTAGGTAAACTTCCTTTGGTGTCAAGCCATTCTAAGTCCAAGTTTgagtcaataaaaaatttagatgttCCTATTGCTTGTTGCAAAGGTGTCAAACATGCACAAAGCATCCTATGTTTAACTTCATATCTTATGAAAAATTGTTACCCTCGTTTTATTCCTTTACCACTCAACCCTTTGGTGTTtagaaattccaaaaaaatatgtGCAGGATGCTCTAAGGGTTCCAGAATGGAAAAAAGCTATTATTGAAGAAATGGGGgctcttgaaaaaaaatgatacttgGGAAATAATTTATCTCccgaaagaaaagaaaacagttGTCTGCAAATGGGTTTTTACAATCAAGTACAATGCAGATGACACCTTGAAAAGATACAAAGCTCAACTAGTGGCGAAAGGGTTTACCCAAACCTATGGTGTGGACTACTATGAGACTTTTACATCAATTGCCAAGTTGAATACAGTACAAGTACTCCTATCAATTGTAGTAAATTTAGATTGGACAGTCCAACAATTAAACATTAAGAACACATTCCTAAACggagatttggaagaaaatgtGTACATGGACTCTCCTCTAGGATTTGATGGAAACTATAGTTCAAAGGTGTGCAAATTAAAAAAGTCTTTATACAACCTTAAACAATAACTAAGGGCCTGGTTTGATAAATTTACTCAATTAGTCAAAAAGCAAGGCTACACATAGAGACAAACAAATCACACCTTATTTGTAAAGTTTTCATCAGGAggtaaaattacaattttaattgtttaagtGGATGATATCATTCTCACTGGAGATATTTAACAGAGATAGACAGGTTGAAAAAGAGCTTAGTTATTGAGTTCAAAATTAAGGATTTGGGTTCCTTAAAATACTTCTTAGGCGTGAAGgttgcaaaataaaaaagagggaTTATGGTTTCATAAAGGAGGTATATCATTGATCTCTTAAAAGAAATTGGTATGAGTGATTGCAAACCATCAGAGACACTTATGGAACCGAAGCTGATTGGGCAAGGAGATAATGACAAAAAGGTTCCAGTTGATACAACAAGATACTAGAAGTTAGTTGGTAAGCTAATCTACTTATCTCATACTCGACTAGAAATAGATTTTGAaatgagtgtagtgagtcaattcatgcactctCCATATGAAGAGCACCTTGAAGTCATTTATCAAATCTTGAGATACCTTAAGAGCACACTAGGAAATAgactatttttttaggaataatGAACAACGTGGTGTTGAAGCCTATACTAATGCTAATTAGGTTGGTTTAAGTTACTGATAGAAGGTTCACCTCGAGTTACTGCACATTTGTTTGGGGTAATTTGTTTACATGGAGGAGTAAGAAACAAAGCATAGCGGCTAGAAGTAGTGTTGAGGAAAAATTCAGAGCTATATCACATGGAATTTGTGAGCTGTTACGGCTAAAGCATGTCCTAGAAGAGTTAAGGCGGCTAATCAAAGAAGCAATTAAgttatattatgataacaaaGCTACAATCAACATTGCACATAACCCAGTTCAACATGATAAGAATAAGCACATGGAGATCAATAGGCATTTTATCAAGGAGAAATTGGAAACTGGTGTTATATGCATTCCATTTGTTCCTACAACTCAACAAATAGTTGATATCCTTACAAAAGGACTCATCAACCCAAACTTTGAATTTCTAATAAGCAAGTTGGGCATGAtagacatctatgcaccaacttgagggggagtgttgaaatgtTAGGACTTAGCTAGAGCTGAAAGTTAGGAGTTTCtagtttctttttctgtttaatAAAATTCGAATTTTAAATTCGAATTGTTTAAGATAGGaaaatttgtttgttattttgttaGCTAATGTAGTTGAGAAATTTGTGGTAGATCTCAACTCTTGATGAGTCTATTTATTTGATGTAAttagtttcaattttcaattttccaaaaaaaaaaagagaaaaatctttccctttcaaaattttcaacttggaTGAAAAGTTTGgataaatttagttttgaaacaattttatgGGTGGTatggtgtgtgtgtgtatgtaaaAATTTTGATGGTGCATGATATTTGAATACAAGAATTATTATATGAAATCTATTGCTCATGTTTGAAGTATACTCTATTTTATTGAGATACAATTTGTTCTTGTTGGAACCAACTTGTTGATAGCTAAGCTATATAGATGAGTACTTGGAGCATTGATGTAACTTatgaaaagacaaaataaaaataaaacactggTGAAGGTGGcttgaaatgaaagataaaaagcAATAGGGAACGATCTATGGGTAAGAGCCCCTAAGGAAGAAGGGTAAAGTACCCAGGGTGGAAGACCCAAAAACTCCTCAAGAAGATCTCCGCATGGATAAGTGGGGGGAATGGACGCATGTATCTCAGTGAGAGCCCCTGATACttttaagtttataatttttataggttattcaaattaattaatcaagGTAAGtatatgatttgaaaattattggttcatataattatatttccTATTGTTGAGTTAAATTGATGTTACAATAAATTGTTGCCTTATGGTGTACAAGATGTTTTAAGAACTTGTTTTATAACTCTATTGAGTTATATCTCACTCttctctttaaaattattttcatactaAGTTGAAGAGATTTAAGAAGGAAATGTACATTTATGTTTTGCGGTGAAGAATAatgttttgttatttcaaaGCCTTCTAATATTAGTAGAAAACTAAATTGATATAATTGTATATACAAGTTACTTTTGCTTTTGCTAGAATAGCTTGTACAAAGTTTtaatgaagtaaataaaaagaaaattttgaaatgaaaggttttattttgaatttagttCTAGTTGGATTTTGGGTTGCTTTATGGTGTGTTTACCAAAAATATCTTAAGGTGTAGAAAGTCCTTTAATAGAGGAAAAAGTTAttgcaaaatttaaataaatattaaaaatactaagcTAAAAATAGAGTTTGTGTAGGTGGGCCACGGTGTTGGTGTAGAAatctaaaacaaaaagaaaagaggatgtACAAGGAGGGGTATGCTGATGATTTAAAAAGGACATGTCCACAATTTGAGTTAAGGTACGCAATTTGAATTGATAGTGCATAGGAAAGAGGTGCGTTGTGTGGTGTTTATTTACTTTGCTTATTTACTTACTCTATAATACTATCACTTATTTACTCTATAGCTacattataaacatattttattttatcaaaaatgtaaataacaaaatatccctcatttaaattcaataaaaatactttcaaaacctaattcaaagcaaatcaaattttgattttccaaTCTTAATTATCAATTGACAACTTTTACtgaatttctttgaaaaaaaagtttactcaggaaaatttttaaaagataaaaatctagaaaaattattttgagtgtCATCAACTTAAAAACAACATAATCCACATCttttttatcttgaaatttgaaacttttaaacaTGATTTGTTTTCCAcaaatagtgaaatttttgcaTAGATAAGTCAATGTATAGGACTTATTTGAAACCTCTCTTGAATCATGTTAGACacttttaaaacaaatagaattttaaatttcaaaattgtaaaataaaagggtTATGTTATTGTCATTATTTGGAAGAAtagttatattttataaaaattctagtTGTTAGCTATAcattagaattaaaattattgggtttgaaaataaatagtTAGCTTAATATTATATTACTATCCTTTAAATTCACATTTCAAATTCTAGAATTATGGGTTAACATTTCAAATTCCGTAGTTTTAGAATTTGGGGTGTTATAGGTGTAGTGCATTAAGTGTTTCTGCACAGTTTTGTCTCTACATTAAGTTAACAATGCACATAATTAAATATCCCTCatttgaattcaataaaaatatttttaaaacttaattctaaGTGCATAcaacatttatttttctaattttaattataaattgataactttgaccaattttttttaaagaaaggtttgcctaagaaaaatgatcaaagataaaaatccaaaaaaattattttgaacatcaccaacatgaaaaaatcaaatccattattttttgtcttaaattttgaaacttttaaaaatggtttgttTTCTATACTAAGTAAAATTTCTATACAActaagacaatatatatgacatatttgaaaactttttattGGACCATATTATTTGCActcttaaaagaaataaaattttaacttggaaattgtaaaataaaatgttataatattattatttggaaatatatattagaaaaccTGGTTGTTATTTGTacatctaaattaaaatttctaggtttgaaaacaaataattagcTTATATTTCaactattataataaatattattttttaattcgcATTTCAATTTCTAGAATTATGAGTCAACCCCTTCATATCATAATTAAACTATAGCTTTAGAATTTAGGATGTGGCATTTATTATGTTTagcatatatacatatagatcAATACtattaaaaacaacaaatatcatCCTTTTCTTGATGATaaactatttgaaaaatatttgcaaacaaaatccaacatcaattaaaaaaaaaaaaaaaaaaaagtcatagaACAACAAGTTTTAAAGGCAAAAGAACACATACATttatacatgcatatatatatatatatatatatatatatatacacgctATTAGATAGTTCATGGAATAAACAACTATCAAGGGTAGTCCAAGAGTAAGTTCAACTTAAACATTctctagattttttaaaagtaatttctaAACTTTTATTGAATGCCTATTTTTATGTAGAAAATGATTGCAAGTAATATAAAACTCTTAACCATCTTGTAATTACTCCTTACCAGACTCTTTAtgtgtttttcatatatactttttttttttttcactggttgatttcttctataatatttaaaacttcAGCACTGAATACTTAATTCACTCTAGGTTATAGTGGTGAAAGAtaataaagtttcaatttaCAACATAAGATAGTTCGGTGAATCCAGTATCATGCGCAAACTGGGTTCTAAAATAAAACAACTCTTTACGTCTATGGAGTTCTAAATCAATGGTTGCTCAGGAATGCATGCATTGGTCAGCAGAAGGTTCTACATTTGATGCTCTTCCATTAACATTAAGACAATGAGCATAAGCCGTCTTCGTTGGATCTGAGCTCTTTAAGTGGATATCATCAAGCACAATATTGTTGCATGAATTTCTGGTACCACAATTCAAAGATATCACCTCATCTCCACTTGAGGTCCCAGTTATTCTGGTGTACAATACATCGCTTATTGCCAGTGAACCGGTACCGCTCTTCAATATTTCAAGACAATGAGAAAAAGAGGTCATCAGCAAAACAAGTCTCAAACTCgatggaataaaatataaaaaattgggaaGGGATCCACGCCTTACATGGTTTTTGCAGGCATTGTTAGGACAGTAAAATTGATCAATGACAATTGGGTAGCGGACATTGTCAAACATAATGTCTTcatatgttattttctttacttctcCCTCCCCTCCCTATGGgacacaaaattataaaaaatttgtgctTTCAATTCTAAGTTGCCAGCTAAGAACTATGTTGTAATAACCACCTGCCATGTCTTGATCCTAACTCCAGTAGTGTTTCGTCCTGTAAAATTACAACTCCGTACATGTATTTCTGACACCGTGTCGAAGTCACCTGATCCAGGATCTCCCAGTGATCCAATGCTGCAAAATGTGAATTTTAGTTCTTATTTTTCACTtcattattctaaaatttgaataCATGTATTCCACTTACCTAATACGATGGCCAGGTCCACATGTGACGCCAGTTATATTGATAAAGGAAGATCTTGCACTAATAGCAATGCAGTCATCACCTACATTATACAAATTATAATGATGGTGATTGTTGTAATACTAATGATGATGTCAAACAAGCAAATATGGATAAAatgaaagagaacaaaaaaagacaaaaaaaaaaaccttaaggTGGGCTAGGGTGGAGTTGGAAGGGGAAGATGAAAGATATAAATGAAAGCGATTAAGTTCATAGCATACAAGAAAAGGTATGTAGTTGGAGGGCTAAAACAGATCTAAAAAAAGTACCTGTTCCAATTTTGGAGTTCCGAACTTGAACATGGTTTGAGCTAGCAATGTCAATACCATCTGTGTTAGGGGCAGCTTCAGGGGCACTTATAGTGATGTTATTGATGTTTTCTCCATCACATTTTGTCAAAATGATATGGGCTTTTTGGGGATTGATATGTGTCAATCCTTGAAGTACTAGGTTTGGGCAAGTATAAAACTTCAACGCCTGTCCCAAGACAtaccaaatcttattatttgtCACATTGTTAAGCCATGTATAGaactttgattttaatatgaCATTTTCTGagcaaaaaaatattggaaaataatgaaaatgtctTCTGCTTACAGCTACTCCCCTTCTCTCTTGCCATGAACCTGCCCCTTGGCCATCTATAGTTCCACTCCCGGTCAAAGTAAGCCCTTTCACATATGAGAAGAGAAGCCAATGATTGTTGGAAAATAGGGATTTATTGGTGCTTGCTATAATTTTTGCTGCTACCTGTGgagaaatcaatgaaaaatgaaaaggcCAATCTCCATCAATTACCTCCCAATTGAGGTTTTGAATTCTGTCGAATgctatattaatttgaataaaacatTGCTTAGTCCTCCATAGTTTCAACAAATTAATCACCTGAACATTAATACTTGTGGGCACACATGGACCCAAAAACTGGATAGGATTCAATAAGAATGTCTTTGCTGGTATATTAAGGGTAGCAAGCTGTTGTTGAACTTTGCAGGTTTCATTCCACGCCTTCAGAAATGCCTGTACATGCATGGCACATAAAAGATATCTTTTCTATTCGTTTTATAATACAATTTGTGTGTATGTAGTACCAATGGACATAAAAATATGATGATATTTCTAATTGAAGGAATCAGTTACCATTCTCTTCTAGCTGAATTCTCAATACCTGCACGAAGAGAAAGGGATAGTTACCTGCGAATCATCGGTTTTTCCATCACCAACAGCTCCATAATTCATCACATCAAAATAAGGCGAGCTTGCATTGGCAGTACTGCTGAAGCTGGATAATGTTAccatgcataaaataaaaaaagagaactGATCCTGCATGCATAGGCCATTAATATATTCCCACTTGTAAGAATTCTAGTATTCctccaaacatttaaaatttagttgCACTAATGTCATTAGAGGGATACTCACCATTCTATCGTCACAGTAAACTACACAATCAGTACATAGTACTACCAAGTTTTACGTTTGGGTTATAACCATTGGTATTCCTTTATATATAACTGATAGACAACACCGAGCTGACCAACAAGAAGAAGACCCAAGCCACAAGAAGCTAACTGCCTAGTATCAGCTTCAACAAACCAAGATCAGCTGCAACAAACCAAAGTCGGTTAAAAACGTCTTCAGGTAGGAGGTTAGTTAGTTAGTTTGTTGTACAAATGAATATAAAAGCACTAGAGATATCTCTTAATAGAATGAAAATTATCCACTTTTTGCAACTCAGCTTCAGAAACTGACAATAATGGGTTGTGAAGCTAGTTGTAGGGTTGTCGTATAcattaatatttccataaataaatatatacattttccTATTGCCAGTGATTGCTACAGACTAACTAATTAATAGTTGCCATTTCAATTTAGGAGTGACGCTCTTTTGAGTGTTGTAGAAGCGTTGAAGGAAAGCGTGCTCCATTTGATCTCAATTCTTattcataatcataataataataataatgatttttgaaCGGGtagagcatgatatacatcgaatttgataatgttttatCATGTAAAACATAAATTAGCATGTTTTTAGTTCCATATTTGTTGTTTTGCATATCCATCCTAGGTCCTAGATATCCTCTTAAAAACCATGCAATAGTTGACATCTTTTCCGTATATAAAGGTTATTGGAGATCCTCAATATGCATGGCTGATATTTCCACAAGTATATGAACAAGATCAACATATATATGGACAATGGCCAACATTTCCTATTTGACATTTGCTAGTTCCTTAATTTCATGTTTATAATAGATTTAACATATTTCTATGTACCCATTTACTACTCttttgtaattattatttatatcaatagtttttttttgttagagtttaaataaataaactttaaaaaataaataaataattgacaattttaattttggataattacaatgatgataatgatgatgatgataactATAAATTGGTGTATTCtacaatgatttatttttatgcatataGTGCTCAATGCAATCAGGTACTATTGAAATTTCCTTTGGAAAGTGATTTTCATGAGAAggaaatttccaaataaattttcatgtaaGTTGGAagtgtgataaaaaaaatttttaaacattgttatttttataaaatattaaaaatggtttttttcatttacttaaaaTACTGTTTGTTCTTTGGAATTGCAAGAAATTGCCTATATTTGGATCCTTAATGtttaaaggaaagaaattggaaaggaaaaatagaaaaaaaaaaagaaagaatatgtatatatattcctCTAACTTGTAtagaaaagtttcaaaaatatatatatttcaatcttgtagtttttaaataaaacacaaGCTAGGAAGGTTCTTATATCTATTGTGTTGCCCTGGTTACATTTATGTTGCTTTTGCTGTGGGCCTTTGGGTAGCTTAGCTAAGATCAGTGTCTTAGCACTGCACACTTAGAAAAAAATTGGTGGTTGTTTTCGATCGTGTGACAACTAGAACCAAGGCCTCTGACATCCTCAAAGCCCATGAACAGGAATGAACCATAAGTCCTCAGAGCCCATATTGAAGAACACGTATGGTCCTTACTTGGAGCTACAAACAACTGAGAACCAAAAGAAGAGAGGCTAGAACTTCGTGATAATGTGTGAATGCCTTAAACTTTTATGGCCCTCAAAACGACATCATGTCACTTGTCATCAATCATGAGTGAGATCACAAGGATAACAACATTAGATGCTCCTTACAATGATAATTAAATCCAAGGCACCTAGAACCTCTTGAACGCATTCTTATAATTGAACAAATAAGCCAAATCaagaaattatgtttttttgtttaaaaaactCTCTTATGTTGACATGCGaaaattacatatttctatGCTCCTAACTTGTCTTCTTCATTCATTAATACACTGGAATTTTTCCAGCTGGGTGTTACATCATTTAAGATCTCAATTGATATGAGAATCACTATCATTCCAAGCTTGGTGATGCTAGACTTTAAGTGAGACCAAATggttatttattaattatgattttctcCTTTCCCTATGTATGTCATGAGCATGATGCTATGGGAGAAAATATTGGGCCCATAAAATTGAACTTATATGTTCCCTTTTGCAAATGTtggttctttttttataaaggccttttattcattttgtatgATTTCAACTAAAGCCAAAAATTAAGTTGATTGTACTAACACTAAGTGATGGCaaatagatattaaaaacaatCACATGAAAGCAAATAGTAGATTTGTCTTGTGATGAAtcataatgataattttttacaaGAAATAGATTGATTAtgttaattagaaaataagatgATGGTCGAAGCTATAATATATTACTTCTTAGAGGAATAGGTTGAGGTCCTCCCCTAGTTTTgacttaaaattgatttatgaaaGAATTTAATTATGGTGGATGTTGGTATAAGAAGCTCACTTTTTGCAcatttatgcatatatatatatatatatatatatatatatatatatatgtatgtatgtacgtatgtatgtatgtatgtatgtatatacatatatatacatatattttgtgaacatttgatatacaaatattactGGATGATGTAATGTGTTATAGGTTAATTCATAagcattatgaaaatataagttaaatgtaatatgattattatatttatggacaatttCCACAGGTTGATGTTAAttattaataagcattacaaaaatctacaaactaatcaacaaaaaacaaccatatcttctataatcatttacaatgatgtgacaccataaatcAAATGTGATACATTTAacgtgacaccataactcaaagatgatgcatttaatatgacaccttatatatctcatacaactttatatcaaattaagcatcactagaaatatatggtgtcGCTTTTGAATGTATcaccatttatctactttgttgtcgcttccaaatacgtcaccaattgataccctctatggtgtcagtggataagGTGATGCTATGTTATagcgacaccctatgtttatagtgactcattataaatgtcaccatatattttttccttgtagtgggaatgtgtaaaaaaaataaatttggtttcTATAATTCACTTGGAATATCCATTATTAATTTTGGATGTAGATTTtagtttctaaattttaaaaattaacttctaAAAGTTTACACAACTAAGTTTGCTTGCAATCATACCTCGTTTAATAAGCTTAGGCCCAAAATTTTGCAACCAAAATAATTAGCATTTAATGATTGCACAACTAAGTTCACAATATACTTCATTTGACAAACTTAGACCCAAAATATAGCAAACCAACTAATGCAAACTGATAAAAGTTTTGTGCTATCTTAATACTTTTCTTAGGTTAATGCCTTGTTCTTTCACTAGACATggtaacaaaataataaaggtaataatttttttctacctctaaatatagtaataaataatcaacattagaatattttatctttaaaatatttgaatatgatttctttcaaatctaataaaaaaatttaatattaataaaattcaatttggtttttggaaatatattttaattttctttttctttatctttcatatttttccaaaaaaaacttaaaattaatcaaaatgtttaaaatatgtaaaattatcTTAATTCTAATTGTTCAATAACATCTattatcaagaaaataaagagactAATTTTGCTTATggtagaaatattttaaaaaccactaggaaaaaaattctatattGACTAAAGTAAATGTGATGggatgaaatgaaagaaataaaatcaagtcactttgttttcaaaatttcctagaaaaacacaaaaaatatctcttaagaatcaaatataattagagctatagttttcttttgctttttatgTTTTGCTTTATAAAGAACGAATCTTTATAATATGTTTCCAAATAGTGAAAGTTTTGGCTATCCTTTTAATCAGCTCAGTCTCAGAAACTCTGAAAATTAAAAACCTTAATTATCTATTTGGTTcctaagaaaaaccaaagaaacaaaaaaacaaattttcactaTCTCAATCAATTTGAGTCAccttctttcttaattttttggcAATTAAACCA
This region of Vitis riparia cultivar Riparia Gloire de Montpellier isolate 1030 unplaced genomic scaffold, EGFV_Vit.rip_1.0 scaffold573_pilon_pilon, whole genome shotgun sequence genomic DNA includes:
- the LOC117910075 gene encoding probable polygalacturonase At3g15720: MVTLSSFSSTANASSPYFDVMNYGAVGDGKTDDSQAFLKAWNETCKVQQQLATLNIPAKTFLLNPIQFLGPCVPTSINVQVAAKIIASTNKSLFSNNHWLLFSYVKGLTLTGSGTIDGQGAGSWQERRGVAALKFYTCPNLVLQGLTHINPQKAHIILTKCDGENINNITISAPEAAPNTDGIDIASSNHVQVRNSKIGTGDDCIAISARSSFINITGVTCGPGHRISIGSLGDPGSGDFDTVSEIHVRSCNFTGRNTTGVRIKTWQSGTGSLAISDVLYTRITGTSSGDEVISLNCGTRNSCNNIVLDDIHLKSSDPTKTAYAHCLNVNGRASNVEPSADQCMHS